Proteins encoded together in one Mycolicibacter minnesotensis window:
- a CDS encoding aldo/keto reductase: MTSGTAIPSVTLNDDHTIPTLGIGVAELSEAETERAVSTALELGCRLIDTAKVYGNEAAVGRAIAASGIPRDEVFVTTKLANADQGLTAAIEACKASLERLGMDYVDLYLVHWPAPSLGMYVDSYGGLIQARELGLARSIGVCNFTADHLDDVIDLAFDTPTVNQIELHPLLNQAQLRAANAERGIITQAYSPLAVGRLLDHPTVTSIAGEYGKTPAQVLIRWSLQLGNVVIPRSAKPENIAANLDVFGFELADEHMASLSGLNDGTRVREDPLTYAGI; this comes from the coding sequence ATGACGTCGGGCACCGCGATCCCCTCCGTGACGCTCAATGACGACCACACCATCCCCACTCTGGGCATCGGTGTGGCGGAGTTGTCCGAAGCCGAGACCGAGCGGGCGGTCTCAACCGCGCTCGAACTGGGCTGCCGGTTGATCGACACCGCCAAGGTGTACGGCAACGAGGCCGCCGTCGGCCGAGCGATCGCCGCGTCGGGGATTCCACGCGACGAAGTGTTCGTCACCACCAAGCTGGCCAACGCCGACCAGGGCCTGACCGCCGCCATCGAAGCCTGCAAGGCCAGCCTCGAGCGGCTCGGCATGGACTACGTGGACCTGTACCTGGTCCACTGGCCGGCGCCGTCGCTGGGCATGTACGTCGACAGCTACGGCGGACTGATCCAGGCCAGGGAGCTGGGCCTGGCTCGCTCCATCGGCGTCTGCAACTTCACCGCGGACCACCTCGACGACGTGATCGACCTCGCATTCGACACGCCGACGGTCAACCAGATCGAACTACACCCGCTGCTCAACCAGGCGCAGCTGCGTGCAGCCAACGCCGAGCGCGGCATCATCACGCAGGCCTACAGCCCGCTGGCGGTCGGCCGCCTGCTCGATCACCCGACCGTCACGTCCATCGCCGGTGAATACGGCAAGACGCCGGCGCAGGTGCTGATCCGCTGGAGCCTGCAACTGGGCAATGTGGTGATTCCCCGCTCCGCCAAGCCCGAGAACATCGCCGCCAACCTCGACGTGTTCGGCTTCGAACTGGCCGACGAGCACATGGCGAGCCTCAGCGGCCTCAACGACGGCACCCGGGTGCGAGAGGACCCGCTGACCTACGCGGGTATCTGA
- a CDS encoding aldo/keto reductase — MAAGTDLRSVTLNDGNSLPSVGFGVYKISPEETERAVRTALEAGYRHIDTAALYGNEREVGRAVAASGLPREEISVVTKLWNADQGYDSTLTAFDTSMKLLGLEFLDLYLIHWPLPAYGRFVETFRALAHLRDQGRIRSIGVSNFEPEHLETLIDGTGIVPVVNQVELHPRFSQAELRQVHARLGIATEAWAPLGRGSVLAHPTIIKVAQRCHKTPAQVLLRWHLQLGNIVIPKSVNPERIVGNIDVFDFELGAAQMAEISSLDDGARLGPDPRTFDYTGR, encoded by the coding sequence ATGGCTGCTGGAACTGACTTGCGTTCGGTCACGCTCAACGACGGTAACTCCCTTCCGAGCGTCGGTTTCGGGGTTTACAAGATTTCACCCGAGGAGACGGAGCGAGCGGTGCGTACCGCACTCGAAGCCGGGTACCGCCACATCGACACCGCCGCCCTCTACGGTAACGAGCGGGAGGTGGGCCGCGCGGTCGCCGCATCCGGGCTGCCACGTGAAGAGATCTCTGTGGTGACCAAGCTGTGGAATGCCGATCAGGGATACGACTCGACCCTGACGGCATTCGACACCAGCATGAAACTGCTTGGCCTGGAATTTCTGGATCTGTATCTGATCCACTGGCCGCTGCCGGCGTACGGAAGGTTCGTCGAGACTTTCCGGGCATTGGCCCACCTGCGCGACCAGGGCCGGATTCGTTCGATCGGCGTCAGCAATTTCGAGCCCGAACACCTCGAGACACTCATCGACGGGACCGGGATCGTTCCCGTCGTCAACCAGGTCGAACTGCACCCGCGCTTCAGCCAGGCCGAGTTGCGGCAGGTGCACGCCCGCCTCGGGATTGCCACCGAGGCCTGGGCGCCGCTGGGCAGGGGTTCAGTGCTGGCACATCCGACGATCATCAAGGTGGCGCAGCGGTGTCACAAGACACCTGCCCAGGTGCTGCTCCGGTGGCACCTGCAGCTGGGTAATATCGTGATTCCGAAATCGGTGAACCCGGAGCGCATCGTCGGCAACATCGACGTCTTCGACTTCGAACTCGGCGCCGCACAGATGGCCGAGATATCCTCGCTCGACGACGGCGCCCGACTGGGGCCCGATCCACGCACATTCGATTACACAGGTAGGTGA